The window CACGAGACCGACGTCACGATCTGCGACTTCGTTGCCGACCGGCGGGCGCCGACGCCGTCCGCCGCCGCCGAGATGGTCGTACCAGACCAGGCAAACGTGTGGGCGATGGTGCGAGGCCTTCTGGCCTCCGCCGCCGCCAGCGCCCGCAACCACCTGGCACGCGACGCCGCCCTGGTGGATGGAGCGCTGGCCCGCAGCCTGCGCGCGATGCCGGACATCGGCCGGCTCAGGCAGCGTTGCGACGACCTGGAGCGACGGGCCACAAGCGCCTGTCTCGCGGCCCAGGAACGGCGGCGCGGCCTCCTGGAGTCCTGCCTGCGCCAGATGCAGGCGCTGGACCCGCAGGCCACCCTCAACCGCGGCTACGCCGTGGTGCACAAGGACGGGCGTGTCGTCAGCAGCATCGCCGCCGTGGCGACAGGCGATACGCTCGTCGTGAAGGTGTCAGACGGCGGCTTCCCGGCGCGGGTGGATGCGCCGGGCACACGCCGTCGCGGGCGCAAGCCCGCGGCCGCGCGCGCCAACGGCCGCAAGCCGCAAGGCGAAGGCGTGCAGAAGGCGCTCCTGTTCTAGACTGCACAGCCCTGACCTCTGCGGAACCGTCGAGCCTTCCGGTGACGCAGTAGACTGCCGCGTGGTCCGCAGGAGCGGCCGAGCGGCGCTGATTCTAACGTGGCTCGGAGCGCCAGGCCGCCCGGGCGCCGCCTCCGGACCTAGCCCAGGAGGAGAGAGTTGTCGAAGGTCTGCACCGGCCCCCGCCAGCGGTGGTCATCCAGCGTAAGCTCGACGAAGCGGCCAGCGGTGTAGCGGTCGATGACCTTGCGCCAGAAGGTGTGCGCCGGCTTGTTCGAGGCGTCCTGGCGCACCTCCCAGCGTCCGGGAAAGCGCCGGAAGGCCTCGAGGGCAAGCCGCGTCCCGATCCCCCGCCGCCGATAGCGACGCAGCACGAAAAGGTCGCGGACAGTGCGGACGCCGCAGGCGCCGGCGTCCAGGACGCTGCCGGCCGCTACGAGGGCAAAGGCGGCCGGACGTCCCCACAGGCGGGCGATCAGGGCTGCCCGGTCCGGCGCACCCTCCACGTAGCCCTCGAGCGGCTCGTGCGGGAACCGGCCCTCCGGGTCCGGGTCGTCGTGGGTGAACTCCGTGAGGTCGTAGAGATAGAGCTGGTGCAGGTTGCGCAGGACGGAAAGGTCATCGTTGGTGGCTAGCTCGATCACGAGCATCGAGGCTACCTCCCGGCAACGATCATGTAGGTCGCGCGGCCGACGGCAAGGAGGCGGCCGGAGGCCTCGGTGATCGTGGCTTCGCCGAAGGCAATGGTCCGGCCCCGGCGGAGGATCCGCCCCTCGGCGATCACGTCGCCCTCCGTGACTCCGCCGATGAAGCTGACGTTGAGGTCGAGTGTGGTCTGGCCGACGCCGCCCTCGGCCTGCTCGTGCATGGTGCTGAGGGCACCGCCAACCGCCATGTCCACCAGGGCGCTGTACAGCCCGCCATGCGCGGGCGCGCCGGGCGCGTTGCGCAGCTCGTCGCGCAGGGGCACGCGCAGGCGGCACCAACCTTCCCTGGCGTCGTCCACCTGGACGCCGATGAAGCGCCAGAACGCGTTCGAGTTGGCCCGCTCGCGGACTGTCTCCAGCGGGTCCGCCATGAGGCGAATGTAGCA of the Dehalococcoidia bacterium genome contains:
- a CDS encoding GNAT family N-acetyltransferase, with protein sequence MLVIELATNDDLSVLRNLHQLYLYDLTEFTHDDPDPEGRFPHEPLEGYVEGAPDRAALIARLWGRPAAFALVAAGSVLDAGACGVRTVRDLFVLRRYRRRGIGTRLALEAFRRFPGRWEVRQDASNKPAHTFWRKVIDRYTAGRFVELTLDDHRWRGPVQTFDNSLLLG
- a CDS encoding PaaI family thioesterase, translated to MADPLETVRERANSNAFWRFIGVQVDDAREGWCRLRVPLRDELRNAPGAPAHGGLYSALVDMAVGGALSTMHEQAEGGVGQTTLDLNVSFIGGVTEGDVIAEGRILRRGRTIAFGEATITEASGRLLAVGRATYMIVAGR